One genomic region from Bacteroidetes Order II. bacterium encodes:
- a CDS encoding insulinase family protein produces MTQKTVLANGIRVVTETIPTVRTVSVGVWVDSGSRDEVKGEEGMTHFIEHMVFKGTQKRKMKQIAAYLESVGGYLNAFTGKENTCYYARALAEHAERAIDLLTDLVFCPTFPASELDKEKEVVVEEMKMYEDDPEESIFDHFERAVYGDQPMGNPIIGFPETVMAFTQSQLLAFVENRYQPQRVVVAIAGAISHEKVVRLVEKYTAGVKQSEAGFPERIWYAETAQRKEIPKPIQQAHLILGTTCAGLRDESRRNVLSVLNTMLSGGMSSRLNLNIREKYGYCYSIYSSLNVFSDVGDFSVYMGTDATKIDRARNLIHRELARFVEEPIPIRLMEQAIKQIKAGLMYELEGTTNCMMRIGRMELYFGRFYSPEEIAEAVDAVQPNDLKQAAQALFIPENFAEVVYLPTLNQE; encoded by the coding sequence ATGACGCAAAAAACAGTACTGGCCAACGGAATCCGGGTGGTGACGGAGACGATCCCGACAGTCAGAACCGTATCAGTAGGGGTTTGGGTGGATAGTGGTAGCCGTGATGAAGTGAAAGGGGAAGAGGGGATGACGCATTTCATCGAGCATATGGTATTTAAAGGGACCCAAAAACGCAAGATGAAGCAAATTGCCGCCTATCTGGAATCGGTGGGCGGGTATTTGAATGCTTTTACAGGTAAAGAGAATACGTGCTATTATGCCCGAGCACTGGCAGAGCACGCAGAACGGGCCATAGACCTATTAACAGATCTGGTTTTTTGTCCAACTTTTCCTGCATCAGAATTGGACAAAGAAAAGGAAGTGGTGGTAGAGGAGATGAAAATGTATGAAGACGACCCCGAAGAGTCCATTTTCGACCACTTTGAGCGAGCTGTTTATGGCGACCAGCCAATGGGTAATCCTATCATTGGGTTTCCTGAAACGGTAATGGCTTTTACCCAAAGCCAGTTATTGGCATTTGTCGAAAACCGCTACCAGCCTCAGCGTGTGGTAGTGGCTATTGCTGGCGCCATTTCGCATGAAAAAGTGGTACGTTTGGTAGAGAAATATACAGCAGGGGTGAAGCAATCCGAAGCAGGCTTCCCAGAGCGGATATGGTATGCAGAAACCGCCCAAAGAAAAGAAATACCGAAACCGATTCAACAAGCGCACTTGATACTGGGAACCACTTGTGCGGGTTTGCGCGATGAATCTCGTAGAAATGTACTTTCGGTTTTGAATACAATGCTGAGTGGTGGTATGTCGAGCCGGCTCAACCTGAATATCCGTGAAAAGTACGGTTATTGTTATAGCATCTATTCCAGTCTGAATGTGTTTTCGGATGTAGGCGATTTTAGTGTATATATGGGCACAGATGCCACCAAAATTGACCGCGCCCGAAACCTGATACACCGCGAATTAGCCCGCTTTGTGGAAGAACCGATTCCTATTCGCTTGATGGAGCAGGCAATAAAACAGATTAAGGCTGGTTTGATGTATGAACTGGAAGGGACGACCAATTGTATGATGCGCATTGGTCGGATGGAATTGTACTTTGGTCGCTTTTATTCGCCAGAGGAAATAGCGGAAGCGGTGGATGCAGTACAGCCCAATGATCTGAAACAGGCAGCACAAGCGCTTTTTATACCAGAAAATTTTGCCGAAGTGGTCTATTTACCTACGCTGAATCAGGAATAA